One window from the genome of Chionomys nivalis chromosome 14, mChiNiv1.1, whole genome shotgun sequence encodes:
- the Pcyox1l gene encoding prenylcysteine oxidase-like isoform X2, translating to MTQRSVAESLLQVGVTQRFIDDVVSAVLRASYGQSASMPAFAGAMSLAGAQGNLWSVEGGNKLVCSGLLKLAKASVIHATVTSVTLHTTEGKALYQVGYESDRGNNSEFYDIVVIATPLHLDNSSNNITFEGFTPPIDDIQGSFQPTVVSLVHGYLNSSYFGFPDPKLFPFANILTTDFPSFFCTLDNICPVNISANFRRKQPQEAAVWRVQSSKPLFRTELKTLFRSYYSVQTAEWQAHPLYGSRRSLPKFVLHDQLFYLNALEWAASSVEMMAVAAKNVALLAYNRWYQDLDKIDQKDLIHKVKTEL from the exons ATGACCCAGCGTTCGGTGGCCGAGTCCCTGCTCCAGGTGGGGGTCACACAGCGCTTTATTGATGACGTTGTCTCTGCTGTCCTCCGGGCCAGCTATGGCCAGTCAGCAtcaatgcctgcctttgctg gAGCCATGTCACTAGCTGGGGCTCAGGGCAACCTGTGGTCCGTGGAAGGGGGCAACAAGCTGGTTTGTTCCGGTTTGCTGAAGCTCGCCAAGGCTAGCGTGATTCATGCCACAGTGACCTCTGTGACCCTGCATACTACAG AAGGGAAAGCCCTGTACCAAGTGGGGTATGAGAGTGACAGGGGCAACAACTCTGAGTTCTACGACATCGTGGTCATTGCCACGCCCCTGCACCTggacaacagcagcaacaacatcACCTTTGAAGGCTTTACTCCCCCCATCGATGACATTCAGGGCTCTTTCCAGCCCACTGTGGTCTCCCTGGTCCACGGCTACCTCAACTCTTCCTACTTTGGCTTCCCTGACCCTAAGCTTTTCCCCTTCGCCAACATACTCACCACAGATTTCCCCAGCTTCTTTTGCACTCTGGACAACATCTGTCCAGTCAACATCTCAGCCAACTTCCGGCGGAAGCAGCCCCAGGAGGCAGCAGTGTGGCGGGTGCAGTCCTCAAAGCCCCTCTTCCGGACTGAACTGAAGACCCTCTTCCGTTCCTACTACTCAGTCCAGACGGCGGAGTGGCAGGCTCACCCCCTCTACGGCTCCCGCCGCAGCCTCCCGAAGTTTGTGCTCCATGACCAGCTCTTCTACCTCAATGCCTTGGAGTGGGCGGCCAGCTCTGTGGAGATGATGGCCGTAGCTGCTAAGAATGTGGCCTTACTGGCTTACAACCGCTGGTACCAGGACCTGGACAAGATTGACCAAAAGGACTTAATCCATAAGGTCAAGACTGAACTGTAA
- the Pcyox1l gene encoding prenylcysteine oxidase-like isoform X1 — MARAVPLLAMLATLLTTAAAGGDAPPGKIAVIGAGIGGSAVAHFLQQHFGPRVQIVVYEKGAVGGRLATISVNKQNYESGAASFHSLSLHMQDFIKLLGLRQRREVVGRSAIFGGEHFVLEETDWYLLNLFRLWWHYGISFLRLQMWVEEVMEKFMRIYKYQAHGYAFSGVEELLYSLGEATFVNMTQRSVAESLLQVGVTQRFIDDVVSAVLRASYGQSASMPAFAGAMSLAGAQGNLWSVEGGNKLVCSGLLKLAKASVIHATVTSVTLHTTEGKALYQVGYESDRGNNSEFYDIVVIATPLHLDNSSNNITFEGFTPPIDDIQGSFQPTVVSLVHGYLNSSYFGFPDPKLFPFANILTTDFPSFFCTLDNICPVNISANFRRKQPQEAAVWRVQSSKPLFRTELKTLFRSYYSVQTAEWQAHPLYGSRRSLPKFVLHDQLFYLNALEWAASSVEMMAVAAKNVALLAYNRWYQDLDKIDQKDLIHKVKTEL; from the exons ATGGCCCGCGCTGTCCCGCTGCTCGCCATGCTGGCCACGCTTCTCACCACCGCTGCTGCAGGCGGAGACGCCCCGCCCGGAAAAATCG CTGTTATTGGAGCTGGGATTGGGGGCTCTGCCGTGGCCCATTTCCTTCAGCAACACTTTGGACCCCGAGTACAAATTGTCGTCTATGAGAAAGGGGCTGTGGGCGGCCGCCTGGCCACCATCTCCGTCAATAAGCAGAACTACGAGAGCGGGGCAGCCTCCTTCCACTCGCTGAGCCTCCACATGCAGGACTTCATCAAGCTGTTGG GGCTGAGACAGCGGCGTGAGGTGGTGGGCAGGAGCGCCATCTTCGGCGGGGAGCATTTCGTGCTGGAGGAAACCGACTGGTACCTGCTGAACCTCTTCCGCCTCTGGTGGCACTACGGCATCAGCTTCCTGAGGCTGCAGATGTGGGTGGAGGAAGTCATGGAGAAGTTCATGAG GATCTACAAGTACCAGGCTCATGGCTATGCCTTCTCGGGTGTAGAAGAACTGCTCTACTCCCTGGGGGAGGCCACCTTTGTCAACATGACCCAGCGTTCGGTGGCCGAGTCCCTGCTCCAGGTGGGGGTCACACAGCGCTTTATTGATGACGTTGTCTCTGCTGTCCTCCGGGCCAGCTATGGCCAGTCAGCAtcaatgcctgcctttgctg gAGCCATGTCACTAGCTGGGGCTCAGGGCAACCTGTGGTCCGTGGAAGGGGGCAACAAGCTGGTTTGTTCCGGTTTGCTGAAGCTCGCCAAGGCTAGCGTGATTCATGCCACAGTGACCTCTGTGACCCTGCATACTACAG AAGGGAAAGCCCTGTACCAAGTGGGGTATGAGAGTGACAGGGGCAACAACTCTGAGTTCTACGACATCGTGGTCATTGCCACGCCCCTGCACCTggacaacagcagcaacaacatcACCTTTGAAGGCTTTACTCCCCCCATCGATGACATTCAGGGCTCTTTCCAGCCCACTGTGGTCTCCCTGGTCCACGGCTACCTCAACTCTTCCTACTTTGGCTTCCCTGACCCTAAGCTTTTCCCCTTCGCCAACATACTCACCACAGATTTCCCCAGCTTCTTTTGCACTCTGGACAACATCTGTCCAGTCAACATCTCAGCCAACTTCCGGCGGAAGCAGCCCCAGGAGGCAGCAGTGTGGCGGGTGCAGTCCTCAAAGCCCCTCTTCCGGACTGAACTGAAGACCCTCTTCCGTTCCTACTACTCAGTCCAGACGGCGGAGTGGCAGGCTCACCCCCTCTACGGCTCCCGCCGCAGCCTCCCGAAGTTTGTGCTCCATGACCAGCTCTTCTACCTCAATGCCTTGGAGTGGGCGGCCAGCTCTGTGGAGATGATGGCCGTAGCTGCTAAGAATGTGGCCTTACTGGCTTACAACCGCTGGTACCAGGACCTGGACAAGATTGACCAAAAGGACTTAATCCATAAGGTCAAGACTGAACTGTAA